One genomic segment of Chitinophaga parva includes these proteins:
- a CDS encoding outer membrane beta-barrel protein, producing the protein MKFLVLVICGCLGLAIAHAQTGTVTGKLTDTLNKREPGMATVQVRRTADSTLVTYRLANERGDFKIPGLPLNVPLRLTVTYTGYLPLRKVFTIHPDKTTLDLGKLNMETTTKQLDEVVIRSEAPPIVMRNDTMEFNADAFKTLPDAVLQDLLKKLPGVSFNAKGELMANGKKVNKILVDGKVFFGDDPSIALQNLPTNVIDKVQVTDDKEQKEELNGEHEEEVGKVINIKLKKSIKKGAFGKVYAGGGTNSRYEAGGIINSFRDTLQISALGFANNVNEAGFSVGDVRSMGGMERGENGANLWGDDYMQVSGVDIGSADNGIRTNKAGGININYDLGDKLSVNGKYFLGNTRNETASRNNTKQLIGDTTLFNTGSGTGVRSNTSNGLSFKLAGKKDSTFNWRYVPSISFGNSDHSNMNEGFTSSNYAPQLNDQRTTSEGHSTFHSYRHSIVGTYNFKQKKGRSITFSQDIDTRTNNGGDSTTSLSHTYLTGEVVDLAQFKRSHQKTLNVNQRLFYSEPLTKAVTLTFTASASYSSEDNVLHTYDRDTVEHKLSALDSAYSSENHRAGWTTNGQVGLRFKLAKSMSLNVSGQWQQQTVHSTFGPKFSPVDQRITNFIPGLSFNYKGFNVYYGRNVDLPWASQIQPRPDISNPLAITVGNPNLKPSVRDYVSAYYQAAKDDKSIWAYSSFSASSNEAMRVSKVNADGSQVTSFINKDGIYRFYLSGEGTIGLHKTETWRLSLSAGADVNYGKSFVAVNSPVSGQTTFSTSPRAGLELNLKDVFELSTRFNLDYNRSMFELKSYQSQSTRVNRITTNMVVRPDKNLTFETNLVYRFNDALDPGISRNNYLWNASLSYMIGKDRRYQVKAAIFDILNQHNNLYRGVYLNYVSDYQSMVLQRYAMLSLIYNIRGFRPKN; encoded by the coding sequence GGGACTGCCGCTCAATGTGCCTTTGCGCCTAACGGTGACCTATACCGGCTACCTGCCGCTGCGCAAGGTATTTACCATCCATCCTGATAAAACCACGCTGGACCTGGGAAAGCTGAATATGGAGACCACCACCAAGCAACTGGATGAAGTGGTAATACGTTCCGAAGCGCCGCCCATTGTAATGCGCAATGATACCATGGAGTTTAATGCAGACGCCTTCAAAACCCTGCCGGACGCCGTATTGCAGGACCTGCTGAAAAAGCTGCCAGGCGTAAGTTTCAACGCCAAGGGCGAGCTGATGGCCAACGGAAAAAAGGTGAATAAAATACTGGTGGATGGCAAAGTGTTCTTTGGCGATGATCCCTCTATTGCCCTGCAAAACCTGCCTACCAACGTTATTGATAAAGTACAGGTAACAGATGATAAAGAACAGAAGGAGGAGCTGAACGGGGAGCACGAGGAAGAAGTGGGAAAGGTGATCAACATCAAACTAAAGAAATCAATTAAAAAAGGTGCATTCGGAAAGGTGTATGCAGGCGGTGGCACAAACAGCCGGTATGAGGCCGGGGGCATCATCAACTCCTTCCGGGATACGCTCCAGATCAGCGCTTTGGGCTTTGCCAACAACGTGAATGAAGCCGGTTTTTCCGTAGGCGATGTAAGGAGCATGGGGGGTATGGAACGCGGTGAAAATGGCGCCAACCTCTGGGGCGATGACTACATGCAGGTAAGTGGGGTAGACATTGGCAGTGCAGACAATGGCATCCGGACCAATAAGGCAGGCGGCATCAATATTAACTATGACCTGGGCGATAAGCTGAGTGTAAATGGTAAATATTTCCTGGGCAATACCCGCAATGAAACGGCCTCCCGTAATAATACCAAACAGCTGATAGGAGACACCACACTGTTTAACACCGGCAGCGGCACTGGCGTACGATCCAACACCAGCAATGGTTTGAGCTTTAAGCTGGCCGGGAAGAAAGACAGCACGTTCAACTGGCGTTATGTGCCCAGCATCAGCTTCGGTAATTCCGATCATAGCAACATGAATGAAGGCTTTACCAGCAGCAACTATGCACCGCAGCTTAATGACCAGCGCACCACCTCGGAAGGACATTCCACGTTTCACAGCTACCGGCACAGTATAGTGGGCACTTATAATTTTAAACAGAAGAAAGGAAGGTCCATCACTTTCAGCCAGGATATTGATACCCGCACCAATAATGGAGGAGACTCCACCACCTCCCTGAGCCACACCTACCTTACCGGCGAAGTGGTAGACCTGGCCCAGTTTAAACGCAGCCACCAGAAGACGCTGAATGTCAACCAGCGGTTGTTTTATTCAGAACCATTGACGAAAGCGGTCACGCTTACATTCACGGCATCTGCCAGTTACAGCAGCGAGGACAACGTGCTACACACTTACGACCGTGATACGGTAGAACACAAGTTATCTGCCCTGGATTCTGCATATTCCAGCGAGAATCACCGTGCCGGCTGGACTACCAACGGGCAGGTGGGACTGCGTTTTAAGCTGGCAAAGTCCATGAGCCTGAATGTTTCCGGACAGTGGCAGCAACAAACCGTACACTCCACTTTCGGGCCTAAGTTTTCACCGGTAGACCAGCGTATCACTAATTTCATTCCCGGCCTGAGCTTTAACTACAAAGGTTTCAATGTGTATTATGGCCGCAATGTTGACCTGCCCTGGGCCAGCCAGATCCAACCCAGGCCGGACATTTCCAACCCGCTGGCTATAACGGTTGGTAATCCCAACCTGAAGCCATCCGTACGGGATTATGTAAGTGCTTACTACCAGGCCGCAAAGGATGATAAAAGTATCTGGGCCTATTCCAGCTTTAGCGCTTCGTCTAACGAAGCCATGCGGGTGAGCAAGGTGAACGCAGATGGTTCGCAGGTGACCAGCTTCATTAACAAGGATGGGATTTACCGCTTTTACCTGAGCGGGGAAGGCACCATCGGGCTGCATAAAACAGAAACGTGGCGGCTGTCACTTTCCGCAGGGGCAGACGTTAATTATGGTAAAAGCTTTGTAGCGGTGAATAGCCCGGTGAGCGGGCAGACCACGTTTTCCACTTCGCCCAGGGCAGGCCTGGAGCTGAACCTGAAGGATGTGTTTGAACTGAGCACCCGTTTTAACCTGGATTATAACCGGTCTATGTTTGAGCTGAAAAGCTACCAGTCACAAAGCACACGCGTGAACCGCATTACGACCAACATGGTAGTGCGGCCTGATAAGAACCTTACGTTTGAGACCAACCTGGTGTACCGCTTCAATGATGCGCTGGACCCCGGCATTTCGCGGAACAACTACCTGTGGAATGCGTCCCTGTCCTACATGATAGGCAAAGACCGCCGCTACCAGGTGAAGGCCGCCATCTTTGATATCCTGAACCAGCATAATAACCTGTACCGTGGGGTATATCTCAACTATGTATCCGATTACCAGAGCATGGTGTTGCAGCGCTACGCGATGCTGAGCCTTATTTATAATATCAGGGGCTTCCGGCCTAAGAACTGA
- a CDS encoding RNA polymerase sigma-70 factor encodes MPVNEKEQILAWQQEIAGGNQRSFDQLFRCLYVRLVHFAVQFVASSEVAEEIVSDVFSNLWLKRDTLPGIQNLPVYLYVAVKHRCFNHREQFSSLHVQLENLDEGVLQNLHDPGKELEWKELFHRIDMAVASLPEQCQLVFKMVKEGGLKYREVADILDISIKTVETQLYRATRKIRAALEEGERSLAGK; translated from the coding sequence ATGCCTGTGAATGAAAAGGAACAGATCTTAGCCTGGCAGCAGGAGATTGCCGGCGGCAACCAGCGGTCTTTTGACCAGTTGTTCCGCTGCCTGTATGTGCGCCTGGTGCATTTTGCCGTGCAGTTTGTAGCCTCCTCGGAAGTGGCCGAGGAAATTGTTTCCGATGTATTTAGTAACCTTTGGCTGAAACGGGATACCCTGCCGGGCATCCAAAACCTGCCGGTGTACCTGTACGTGGCGGTAAAGCACCGCTGCTTTAACCACCGGGAGCAGTTCTCCTCCCTGCATGTGCAACTGGAAAACCTGGACGAAGGCGTGTTGCAAAACCTGCACGATCCCGGGAAGGAGCTGGAATGGAAAGAGTTATTTCACCGTATAGACATGGCGGTGGCCTCGCTGCCGGAACAGTGCCAGCTGGTCTTTAAAATGGTGAAGGAAGGAGGGCTGAAGTACCGGGAAGTGGCGGATATACTGGATATCAGTATAAAAACGGTGGAAACCCAGCTGTACCGGGCCACCCGTAAGATCCGGGCTGCGCTGGAGGAAGGGGAGCGAAGTTTGGCGGGGAAGTGA
- a CDS encoding glycoside hydrolase family 125 protein has product MERRQFMQQAMMAGAALTLSSITRGVLGAPLVADFPVVRIPESQRKFKSKAVEALITKIQKDISNKELAWMFGNCFPNTLDTTVDFNMVDGKPDTYVITGDIDAMWLRDSSAQVWPYLRLVKEDKNLQQLIAGVIHRQAKNILLDPYANAFYKDASKESEWVKSDRTDMKPGIHERKWEIDSLCYPIRLSHGYWKETGDATPFDAQWVEAMQTVINTFITQQRFHGKGPYSFQRETAFATDTQPMGGYGYPVKPNGLICSMFRPSDDCTIYAYLIPSNFFAVESLLQLEEMGRAIPALSALVAPAGKLAAQVKKALDEHAKVQHGTLGKIYAFEVNGFGSYNLMDDANIPSLLSMPYLNAVSVDDPTYQATRKFVLSADNPFFFKGTAAEGVGGPHIGLDMIWPMSIVMRGLTSNDDKEIKWCLDTLQKTHADTGFMHESFHKDDPKHFTRSWFAWSNTIFGEFVWKVYRERPHLLKA; this is encoded by the coding sequence ATGGAAAGAAGACAATTTATGCAGCAGGCCATGATGGCCGGCGCCGCACTTACCTTATCGTCCATTACCAGGGGTGTCCTCGGCGCCCCGCTGGTGGCGGATTTCCCGGTAGTCCGCATTCCCGAAAGCCAACGTAAATTCAAGAGTAAAGCGGTAGAAGCACTCATCACCAAAATCCAGAAAGACATTTCCAACAAGGAACTGGCCTGGATGTTTGGCAACTGCTTCCCCAATACCCTGGACACTACCGTAGACTTCAACATGGTGGACGGCAAGCCTGATACCTACGTGATCACCGGCGACATTGACGCCATGTGGCTGCGCGATTCCTCCGCCCAGGTATGGCCTTACCTGCGCCTGGTGAAGGAAGACAAAAACCTGCAGCAGCTTATTGCCGGCGTGATCCACCGCCAGGCAAAGAACATCCTGCTGGACCCTTATGCCAATGCATTCTACAAAGACGCCTCCAAAGAAAGCGAATGGGTAAAGTCCGACCGGACAGACATGAAGCCCGGCATCCATGAGCGCAAATGGGAAATAGACAGCCTGTGCTATCCCATCCGCCTCTCCCACGGCTACTGGAAAGAAACCGGTGATGCAACACCATTTGATGCCCAGTGGGTGGAAGCGATGCAAACAGTGATCAACACCTTCATAACGCAACAGCGTTTCCACGGCAAGGGGCCGTATAGCTTCCAGCGCGAAACCGCTTTTGCCACCGATACACAGCCCATGGGTGGTTATGGCTATCCCGTAAAACCCAATGGTCTTATCTGCTCCATGTTCCGTCCCAGTGATGATTGTACCATCTATGCTTACCTGATCCCGTCTAACTTCTTTGCGGTAGAGTCCCTGCTGCAACTGGAAGAAATGGGTAGGGCCATTCCCGCGCTGAGTGCCCTGGTGGCTCCTGCCGGCAAGCTGGCCGCCCAGGTAAAGAAAGCCCTGGACGAACATGCCAAAGTACAGCATGGCACCCTGGGCAAGATCTATGCATTTGAAGTGAACGGCTTTGGCAGCTACAACCTGATGGATGATGCCAACATTCCTTCCCTGCTGTCCATGCCTTACCTGAACGCGGTGAGTGTGGATGATCCCACTTACCAGGCCACCCGCAAATTTGTACTCTCTGCAGACAATCCCTTCTTCTTCAAAGGCACTGCGGCGGAGGGTGTAGGCGGCCCGCACATAGGCCTGGATATGATCTGGCCCATGAGCATCGTGATGCGTGGTCTCACCAGCAATGACGACAAGGAGATCAAATGGTGCCTGGACACGCTGCAGAAAACGCATGCGGATACAGGCTTCATGCATGAATCTTTCCATAAGGACGATCCCAAGCACTTCACCCGTTCCTGGTTTGCCTGGTCCAACACAATTTTTGGAGAATTTGTATGGAAAGTATACCGTGAGCGCCCGCATTTACTGAAGGCGTAA
- a CDS encoding glycoside hydrolase family 76 protein produces the protein MNKTNAWLLLVVLLVSLGMKTEITYAQENAPAGNYLQAFLSLKTAVHQHYLDSASGLYHPDPGEKHRKYSYLWPLCALFQAANEEEKVRPGESYLQPVWKAIRHYYDSTGPAPAYASYPPAEGGGSRFYDDNQWIGITLLNAYPRGHEPAMLNAAEGIYRFMMTGYDTTLGGGLYWEEDKKHSKNTCSNGPGILVALQLYQVTKHPAYLDTALLLYNWVNEKLRSPQGLYFDNIRLNGHVGGPQFSYNSGTMMEAAVYLYEITRNRQYLDQARVIADAALERFYAGGNFRDALWFNAVQLRAFQHFLRYDHNIKYVKAFENCTLQALKRMTMPNGLMGLDNKPVSLVDQAGMMEILARLAWMQARKLI, from the coding sequence ATGAACAAGACAAACGCCTGGCTCCTGCTTGTGGTATTGCTGGTGAGCCTGGGCATGAAAACGGAAATCACTTATGCACAGGAAAACGCGCCTGCAGGGAACTACCTGCAGGCTTTCCTGTCCCTGAAAACCGCTGTACACCAGCATTACCTGGACTCCGCATCGGGCCTTTACCACCCCGATCCTGGCGAAAAACACCGGAAATATTCCTACCTCTGGCCACTCTGTGCCTTGTTCCAGGCAGCCAACGAGGAAGAAAAGGTCCGCCCCGGCGAAAGTTACCTGCAGCCTGTGTGGAAAGCCATCCGGCATTATTACGACAGCACCGGGCCTGCACCGGCGTATGCCTCTTACCCGCCTGCGGAAGGCGGTGGGTCCCGCTTTTACGACGACAACCAGTGGATAGGCATTACCCTGCTCAACGCCTATCCGCGTGGCCATGAGCCCGCAATGCTCAACGCCGCAGAAGGCATTTACCGCTTCATGATGACGGGATACGATACCACGCTGGGCGGAGGGCTGTATTGGGAAGAGGATAAAAAGCATTCCAAGAACACGTGCTCCAACGGGCCGGGCATCCTGGTAGCGCTGCAGCTGTACCAGGTAACCAAACACCCGGCTTACCTGGATACCGCGCTGCTGCTGTATAACTGGGTGAATGAAAAGCTACGCTCCCCGCAGGGATTGTATTTTGATAATATCCGGCTGAATGGGCATGTGGGCGGACCGCAATTCTCTTACAATAGCGGCACTATGATGGAAGCGGCAGTGTATCTCTACGAGATCACCCGCAACCGGCAGTACCTGGACCAGGCGAGGGTCATTGCAGATGCAGCGCTGGAGCGGTTTTACGCCGGCGGAAATTTCCGGGACGCTCTCTGGTTCAACGCCGTGCAGCTGCGCGCCTTCCAGCATTTCCTGCGCTATGATCATAACATTAAGTATGTAAAAGCGTTTGAAAACTGTACATTGCAAGCGCTGAAACGCATGACAATGCCAAATGGGCTGATGGGCCTTGACAACAAGCCCGTGTCCCTGGTAGACCAGGCGGGGATGATGGAGATCCTTGCCCGGCTGGCCTGGATGCAAGCACGGAAACTGATCTGA
- a CDS encoding glycoside hydrolase family 76 protein produces MKRIYILAMAAAGLFLQSCEKNYDNVDLGDGSTTTKYAINWNAAADSSSSWLINNFYNASGAYFNNTNTSDITFNYWPQAHALDVLVDAYTRSDSAFYLTYIQQWYDGVKAQNGGSFLNNFYDDMEWNALATLRAYNATNDTRYKDAVNTIWTDVKNGWNETMGGGIAWRKSQTYYKNTPANMPACILASRLYIQFHNADDLAWARKIFAWEKSKLYDPGSGQVYDGINGDNDGKTNTSWIFTYNQGTFIGAALELYNATQEAGYLDDAVKAADYVLNSKLTTGDRLLADEGTGDGGLFKGVLVRYMTQLILNKATPDDKRKQYITLLKNNAETLWYTGANKTAGLYASYWKTPAGSQTDLTTELSGCMLVEAAALLQKNKLL; encoded by the coding sequence ATGAAACGCATTTATATCCTGGCCATGGCAGCCGCAGGCTTGTTCCTGCAGTCGTGCGAGAAGAACTACGACAACGTAGACCTGGGCGACGGCAGCACCACCACCAAATATGCGATCAACTGGAACGCTGCTGCAGACAGCAGTTCCAGCTGGTTGATCAACAACTTTTATAATGCCAGCGGCGCGTATTTTAATAATACCAATACCAGCGACATCACGTTCAACTACTGGCCACAGGCCCACGCGCTGGATGTGCTGGTGGATGCCTACACCCGCAGCGACAGTGCCTTTTACCTCACCTATATCCAGCAATGGTATGATGGGGTGAAAGCCCAGAACGGGGGCAGCTTTTTGAATAATTTCTATGATGACATGGAATGGAACGCACTGGCCACGCTGCGCGCCTACAACGCCACCAACGACACCCGTTACAAAGATGCGGTGAACACCATCTGGACCGATGTAAAGAACGGGTGGAATGAAACCATGGGCGGCGGCATTGCCTGGCGCAAATCACAGACCTACTACAAGAATACCCCGGCCAATATGCCGGCCTGCATCCTGGCTTCCCGCCTGTACATACAGTTCCATAACGCAGATGACCTGGCCTGGGCCAGGAAGATCTTTGCCTGGGAAAAATCCAAACTGTACGATCCGGGGTCCGGCCAGGTATACGATGGCATCAATGGCGACAATGATGGCAAGACCAACACTTCCTGGATCTTTACTTACAACCAGGGCACCTTTATTGGCGCGGCACTGGAGCTTTACAATGCCACCCAGGAAGCAGGCTACCTGGATGACGCCGTGAAGGCGGCAGACTACGTTCTGAACAGCAAACTCACTACCGGCGACCGCCTGCTGGCAGACGAAGGTACCGGCGACGGAGGCCTGTTCAAAGGCGTACTGGTACGCTATATGACGCAGCTGATCCTCAACAAGGCTACGCCGGATGATAAGCGCAAGCAGTATATCACCCTGCTGAAAAACAATGCGGAAACCCTCTGGTATACCGGCGCCAATAAGACTGCCGGCCTGTATGCCAGCTACTGGAAAACGCCGGCCGGCTCCCAGACAGACCTCACCACGGAGCTGAGTGGTTGCATGCTAGTGGAAGCCGCCGCCCTCCTGCAAAAAAACAAATTGCTGTAG
- a CDS encoding SusE domain-containing protein — protein sequence MSIKYISRYFLTAAAALLAFTSCKKDKEVSTVVTPVDNFFAPQDSQYIKLQPTTAATVTFEWAQSLAADGGLVQYELLFDKDGGDFSHPVYEIASDNNGLYNKATLSHKDLNKIAALAGIQSLGVGKLHWAVLATKGVNGQRSKISRTLIVERPAGFADIPTDVYITGSATEAGDDLSKAIRMKALATGGEFEIYTSLKPGTYHFVDKTTGTPNTYAIQGGQISSANQITVGGTDTKVYRIKLDFNNAAATVTEIKSLGLWYAVDNNVRFPLTYAGNGTWKLVNTEIDFVQQSYGGEERYKFRLSVNDGTNDSFEWFGSANSDNQRPTDSSPAAYWYMFPISGNDQWNYCFKFNGNVDKQKCDINVYFSPDKANYTHEVIINK from the coding sequence ATGTCCATAAAATATATCTCCCGGTATTTTCTCACCGCAGCTGCCGCCCTGCTGGCTTTTACCAGCTGCAAAAAAGATAAGGAAGTAAGCACCGTGGTGACCCCGGTCGATAATTTCTTTGCGCCCCAGGATAGCCAGTACATTAAACTGCAACCTACAACTGCTGCCACCGTAACGTTTGAATGGGCGCAGTCCCTGGCGGCTGATGGTGGGCTGGTGCAGTATGAGCTGCTGTTTGACAAAGATGGTGGCGACTTCTCCCACCCGGTGTACGAGATTGCTTCTGATAACAATGGCCTGTACAACAAGGCTACCCTTTCCCACAAAGACCTGAACAAAATTGCCGCCCTGGCAGGCATCCAGTCACTGGGTGTAGGTAAGCTGCACTGGGCCGTGCTGGCCACCAAAGGCGTGAACGGCCAGCGGTCCAAGATCTCACGCACATTGATCGTGGAAAGACCTGCCGGCTTTGCAGACATCCCCACCGATGTATACATTACCGGCAGCGCCACAGAAGCTGGTGACGACCTGAGTAAAGCCATCCGCATGAAAGCCCTGGCTACCGGTGGCGAATTTGAGATCTATACTTCCCTGAAGCCCGGCACTTACCACTTTGTAGACAAGACCACCGGCACGCCAAACACTTATGCCATCCAGGGCGGCCAGATCTCTTCTGCCAACCAGATCACCGTGGGTGGTACGGATACCAAAGTATACCGCATTAAACTGGACTTCAACAACGCGGCGGCTACCGTTACGGAGATCAAGTCACTGGGCCTGTGGTACGCGGTAGACAACAATGTACGCTTCCCCCTCACCTACGCCGGCAACGGTACCTGGAAACTGGTGAACACTGAAATTGATTTTGTGCAGCAATCCTACGGTGGTGAAGAGCGCTACAAATTCCGCCTCAGCGTGAACGATGGTACCAACGATAGCTTTGAATGGTTTGGCAGTGCCAACTCCGATAACCAGCGCCCCACGGATAGTTCACCGGCTGCCTACTGGTACATGTTCCCCATCAGCGGAAACGACCAGTGGAACTATTGCTTCAAATTCAATGGCAATGTTGACAAGCAGAAGTGTGATATCAACGTGTACTTCTCTCCTGACAAGGCAAACTATACGCACGAGGTGATCATTAACAAGTAA
- a CDS encoding RagB/SusD family nutrient uptake outer membrane protein, producing MKKLHRLLYSAGLLAISLSACKKMDLAPTDRFTDLNYWTSTTKASEVLNMAYSQMMNNDRFFYNEGLSDNAYVGRGDNQGALSISNGTYDPSLSRLKSEWDDRYAGIKTANVFLENVDRVPDMDETLRTRMKAEARFLRAFQYFQLYTWFGDIPFFTSDISIAESRTIARTPRATVVDFVLKEMDAIAAVLPNKQQYDAADAGRITSGAAIALKARVLLYENRYPEVADACEKLMGGNYGHYDLFANYEGVFLPQNENNIEDMLDIQYVPEVRAYSNYFDLAPLSVGARDNAMAPLQELVDDYVMLNGKGIKESGSGYDESHPYQNRDPRMGTTIVYDGYAWKKPDGTTQTIYIKPGSDPDQSKKLDEYGPGRVSSPTGYYMRKYYDPQGGNNFLSGLNLILIRWADVLLMYAEAKNEQGQMTQEIWNNTIGKLRTRAGFTDAAAINYNAAWTQADLQSIIRRERRCELAMEGLRIFDIRRWKTAEKVLNGWAHGARFGDAGIDNGYIRVAQRTFDAKKHYRWPVPRDERALDPNLGQNANW from the coding sequence ATGAAAAAGTTACATCGCTTATTATACAGTGCGGGACTGCTGGCCATCAGCCTCAGTGCCTGCAAAAAGATGGACCTGGCCCCCACGGACCGCTTTACCGATCTCAATTACTGGACCTCCACCACCAAGGCATCGGAGGTGCTCAATATGGCGTATTCACAAATGATGAACAACGACCGTTTCTTTTACAATGAAGGCCTCTCTGACAATGCTTACGTGGGCCGTGGTGATAACCAGGGCGCCCTCTCCATTTCCAACGGCACCTACGACCCTTCCTTGAGCCGCCTGAAATCTGAATGGGACGACCGCTATGCCGGCATCAAAACGGCAAATGTATTCCTGGAAAACGTGGACCGCGTGCCGGACATGGATGAAACCCTGCGTACCCGCATGAAGGCGGAAGCCCGCTTCCTGCGTGCCTTCCAGTACTTCCAGTTGTACACCTGGTTTGGTGATATCCCCTTCTTTACCAGTGACATCAGCATTGCCGAATCCCGCACCATTGCGCGCACACCGCGTGCCACCGTGGTAGACTTTGTGCTGAAGGAAATGGACGCAATAGCGGCCGTGCTGCCCAACAAGCAGCAATATGACGCAGCCGATGCAGGCCGCATTACCAGCGGCGCCGCCATTGCCCTGAAGGCACGGGTGCTGCTCTATGAAAACCGCTATCCGGAAGTAGCCGATGCATGCGAAAAACTGATGGGTGGCAACTACGGCCATTACGACCTGTTCGCTAATTACGAAGGTGTTTTCCTGCCCCAGAATGAGAACAATATTGAAGACATGCTGGACATCCAGTACGTGCCGGAAGTACGCGCTTACAGCAACTACTTTGACCTGGCACCGCTTTCCGTAGGCGCGCGCGATAATGCCATGGCACCCCTCCAGGAACTGGTGGATGACTACGTGATGCTGAACGGCAAAGGCATCAAGGAAAGCGGCTCCGGTTATGATGAAAGCCATCCTTACCAGAACCGCGACCCGCGCATGGGCACTACCATTGTGTACGACGGCTATGCCTGGAAAAAACCGGATGGCACCACACAGACCATTTACATCAAGCCTGGTTCTGATCCTGACCAGAGCAAAAAGCTGGATGAATACGGTCCGGGCCGTGTAAGTTCTCCCACCGGCTATTACATGCGCAAATACTATGATCCGCAGGGCGGCAATAACTTTCTCTCCGGCCTGAACCTCATCCTCATCCGCTGGGCAGACGTGCTGCTCATGTATGCAGAGGCCAAGAATGAACAGGGGCAGATGACCCAGGAGATCTGGAACAATACCATTGGCAAACTGCGCACCCGCGCAGGTTTCACTGATGCTGCCGCCATTAACTACAATGCTGCCTGGACACAGGCGGACCTGCAAAGCATCATCCGTCGCGAACGCCGCTGCGAACTGGCGATGGAAGGGCTCCGCATTTTTGACATCCGCCGCTGGAAAACGGCAGAGAAAGTGCTCAACGGCTGGGCACATGGCGCCCGCTTTGGCGACGCCGGGATTGACAACGGTTACATCCGCGTAGCGCAACGCACCTTCGATGCCAAGAAACACTACCGCTGGCCTGTGCCCCGCGACGAACGCGCTTTGGATCCCAACCTTGGTCAGAACGCTAACTGGTAA